Below is a genomic region from Burkholderiales bacterium.
CGCTGACGATCGCCGCCCGCGGCTGGGCGCAGATCGATTACGAGGTGAAACCGGTGCGCCGCGGCGACGTCGTCTTCGGTCCGATCGAGATGCGCGTCGCGTCGCCCCTCGGCCTGTGGAGCTGCACGGTGCGCGAGCCCGCCGGCGCCACCGCACGCGTCTATCCGAACTTCTCCGCGCTGACGGGTTATGCGCTGCTCGCGACCGACCAGCGGCTGTCGCACATGGGGGTGCTGCAGCGCCAGCGGCGCGGCGAAGGCCTGGAGTTCCACCAGCTTCGCGAGTACCGCGAAGGCGACACCCAGCGCCAGGTCGACTGGAAAGCGACCTCGCGCGCGGGCAAGCTCATCTCGCGCGAGTATCAGGACGAGCGCGACCAGAACATCGTGTTCCTCATCGACTGCGGCCGCCGCCTGTCCGCGCGCGACGACGAGCTCACGCACTTCGATCACGTGCTGAACGCGGTGCTGCTGCTCGCGTACGTGAGCCTGCGCCAGGGCGACGCGGCGGGCTTCCTCACCATGAGCGGTCCGACGCGCTACATGGCCCCGCGCAAATCGGCGGCGACGGTCAACGCGATGCTGAACCAGCTCTACGATCTGCAGCCGACGCTGAAGACCTCGGACTATTACGCGGCGGCGGTGGACCTCATGCTGCGCGTGAGAAAGCGCGCGCTCGTGGTCGTCGTCTCCAATCTGCGCGACGAGGACGAGGACACGCTCGGCCCGGCGCTGAGGCTGCTCGGCAAGCGCCACCTCGTGCTCTTCGCGTCCTTGCGCGAAGCGATCCTGTCGCGGGCGATGAAGAGCCGCGTCGACACCTTCGACCGCGCGCTGACCTACGCCGCGACCGCCGAATACCTGCGGGCGCGCGAGCTCACCGCCGCGCGGCTGGAGCGCTACGGCGCGCAGTTCCTCGACGTCGAGCCCACCGAGCTGCCGCTGGCGCTGGTCAACCGCTACCTCGACATCAAGCGCGCGGGCCTGCTGTAGGCCCGGGGTCACTGCGGTTAGCGTGCCCGATCAGGCACTTGCAGCGGTTCACGGGCGGGCGTCATAATGACCCGCTACCCGAGCGAGCGCCGCCCCCGAATACTTCGGCGCCGCCTCGAAACCCAATAATCCTGCGCTACCAGAGGAGCCCCTCCATGAACATCATGGTCGAGAGCAAGAGCATCGCCAAAGCCGCCATCGCCGGCGGGAAGATCAAGATGACGCCGTCCGAGGCGTTCGTCGAGACGCTGGTCGCGCAGGGGGTGAAGGACACTTTCGGGATCGTGGGCTCGGCGTACATGGACGCGCACGACCTCTTTCCCCTCGCCGGCATCCGCTTCGTGTCGGTCGCCCACGAGCAGAACGCGGCGCACATGGCCGACGGCTATTCCCGGGTGACCGGCAAGCACGGCGTGTGCATCGCGCAGAACGGGCCCGGCATCACCAACTTCGTCACCGCGATCGCGGCCGCGTACTGGGCGCACTCGCCGGTCGTGGCGATCACGCCCGAGTCGGGCAGCATGAGCATGGGCCTCGGCGGCTTCCAGGAGACCGAGCAGCTCCCGATCTTCTCCAAGATCACCAAGTGGCAGGTGCAGGTCAACTCCCCGATGCGCATCGCGGAGCTGACCGGCCGTGCCTTCGACATCGCCATGAACGAGCGCGGCCCGGTGCAGGTGAACATCCCGCGCGATTACTTCTACGGCGAAGGCGATTTCCTGATCCCGCAGCCGCAGCGCGTCGAGCGCTCGGGCGGCGGTCCGGAGTCGCTCGATCAGGCGGCGCGCATGCTGGCGAAAGCGAAGTTTCCGGTGATCATCTCGGGCGGCGGCGTGGTGATGGCGGACGGCGTGGACGAGTGCATGGCGCTCGCGGAGTACCTCACCGCGCCGGTCGTGAATTCGTACCTGCACAACGATTCGTTCCCGGCGAAGCATGCGCTCGCCTGCGGGCCGCTCGGTTACCAGGGCTCGAAAGCGGCGATGAAGCTGATCAGCCGCGCGGACGTCGTGCTGGCGCTGGGCTCGCGCCTGGGACCTTTCGGTACGCTGCCGCAGCACGGCCTCGACTACTGGCCGGCCAACGCGAAGATCATCCAGGTCGATTCCGATCCGCGCATGCTGGGGCTGGTGAAGAAGATCTCGGTCGGCATCTGCGGCGATGCGAAGGCGGCGGCGGTCGAGTTGCTCAACCGCATCAAGGCGAACGGCAGGTTGACCCAGAACAAGACGCGCCTCGCCGACATCCAGAAAGAAAAAGCGGCGTGGAAGGAAGAGCTGGAGAACTGGCCGTCGCCCAACGAGAAAGGCCGCATCGGTCCGCGCCAGGCGCTCGCGGCGCTCGAGAAAGCGATGCCGAAGAACGCGATGGTGGCGACCGACATCGGCAACGTGTGCTCGGTGGCGAACAGCTATCTGAAGTTCGACACCTCGCCGTCGTTCCTCGCGGCGATGAGCTTCGGCAACTGCGGCTATTCGTATCCGGCGGCGATCGGCGCCAAAGTCGGCCGGCCGGACCGCCCGTCGATCGCCTACGTCGGCGACGGCGCGTGGGGCATGAGCATGAACGAAGTGATGACCTGCGTGCGCGAGAACATCCCCGCGATCGCGGTCGTGTTCAACAACGGCCAGTGGGGCGCGGAGAAGAAGAACCAGGTCGATTACTTCGAGAAGCGCTACCTCGGCACGAACCTCAAGAACCCCGACTTCGCCGAAGTCGCCGAAGCGATGGGCGCGCACGGCCTGACGGTCGAGCACGTCGACGAGATCGGCGACGCGCTGCGCGGCGCGGTCAAGTCGGGCAAGCCGACGGTCATCAACATGATGCTCACCCAGGAGCTCGGCGAGCCGTTCCGCCGCGACGCGTTCAAACAGCCGAAGCGGCTGCTGCCGAAGTACCGCAAGTTCTCGGCCAAGGAGTTTCGCTGATACGCAGGGTCTGACCCCGGGCTTTCGGGGTCAGACCCTGGTTTTCAAAGCAGATCAGGAACAAGGACGCTAAGGAAAAAGAAAGGGCGCCAAGCGGCATAGCGTGACGCTCGTGGTCGAGAAATTGACCGGGCGCGCCTGACGAATTCCTCTGCGTCCTCTGCGGTTAATACGCCCCTTTAGAAGGATTCTGGCGTACGCCAGGACGACCGCTATTCGTCATTCCCGACCGCGCGGCAGCGCGAAGCGATCGGGAATCCATTTTGACTTCGGGCCCTTAAAAATGGATTCCCGCCTGCGCGGGAATGACGATCGCGCGCACGCGTGCCGCTACGACGGATTTCGGTCATCCCGGATCGCGCGGCAGCACGATGTGATCCGGAATCCATTTTGACGCTACAGCGTCTTCTTCGCTTTAGCGATCGCCTGCTTCACGCGGCTGGGCGCGGTGCCGCCGATGTGGCTGCGCGCGCCCATGGAGCCTTCGAGCGTGAGGGCGTCGAACACGTCCTCGGCGATGAGCGGCGAGAACTGCTTCAGGTCGGGGAGCGCCAGCTCGGACAAATCCTTGCCGCGCGATTCGGCGTAGCGCACGGCTAACGCGACCGCTTCGTGCGCCTCGCGGAACGGCACGCCTTTCTTGACGAGGTAATCGGCGAGGTCGGTCGCGGTCGCGTAGCCCTGGCGCGCGGCTTCGCGCATCGCTTCGGGCTTCACCACGAGCCCGCCGAGCATCTCGGTGAAGACCGCGAGGCTCGTCGTCACCGTGTCGACGGTGTCGAAGAGCGGCTCCTTGTCTTCCTGGTTGTCCTTGTTGTACGCGAGCGGCTGGCCTTTCATCAGCGTGAGCAGCGCGACGAGGTGGCCGTTGACGCGGCCGGTCTTGCCGCGCACGAGCTCGGGCACGTCGGGGTTCTTCTTCTGCGGCATGATCGACGAGCCGGTGCAGAAGCGGTCGGCGAGATCGATGAAACCGAAGCGCGGGCTCATCCACAGGATGAGCTCCTCGCAGAAGCGCGAGAGGTGCGTCATCAGGATAGCCGAGCACGCGCAGAACTCGATCGCGAAGTCGCGATCGGAGACCGCGTCGAGTGAGTTCTCCGCGACGCCGTCGAAGCCGAGTGCCTTGGCGACCATCTGTCGATCGATCGGGAACGACGTGCCCGCGAGCGCCGCGGCGCCGAGCGGCAGCTTGTTGAGGCGCTTGCGTGCGTCGGTGAAGCGCTGTGAATCGCGCGCGAGCATCTCGAAATACGCGAGCAGGTGATGCGCGAACGACACCGGCTGCGCGACCTGCAGGTGCGTGAAGCCCGGCATGACGGTCTCGGTGTGCTTCTCGGCTACGCCGAGGATCGCGCGCTGCAAACCCTTGATCAGCGCGATGACGTCGTCGGTCGCGGCGCGCAGGAAGAGGCGCACGTCGGTCGCGACCTGGTCGTTGCGCGAGCGCGCGGTGTGCAGGCGCTTGCCCGCGTCGCCGACGAGCTCGGTGAGCCTGCGCTCGATGTTGAAGTGCACGTCCTCGAGATCGACCGACCACTCGAAAGCGCCGCTCTCGATGCTCGACCAGATCTGGGCGAGCCCCGCTTCGATCGCCGAGAGGTCTTCCGCCGACAGTATGCCCACCGCATGCAGCATGCGCGCGTGCGCCATCGAGCCTTCGATGTCGTAGCGGGCGAGACGCCGATCGAACTGAACCGAGGCGGTGAAGTGCTTGACCAGATCGGTGACGGGCTCGTCGAAGCGGCCCGACCACAGCTTCACGTTACGACCCGGCTTGGTGCGTTCTGCCATGTGTAGAGGAGGCCCTGCTAGAATCGGGTGACGCGGTGCGGCGGCACCGGCACTTTACGCGTGGAGAGCGACACGTTCGGCCGAACATGCGCGTTGCGCCTAGTATAAATCAAAACGCCTACACGAGCGCTTTGCCCAACTTCCGCAACCTGGGCATCCTGCTGCGCATACTCCTCGTCGTAAACATGTGCGGCATCGGCGCCGCCATCGTCGGCGCGCCGACGCTCGCCGAATCGTGGCAGCAGCTCCTCGCCATCTCCGCGGTATTGCAGCCGCTGCTCATCGTCGTGCTGCTCGCGCTCGTCTCGCTCGATCCGCTGCTGCGCCGGCTGCCGTATTACCTCGGCGCCATCGGCGTCGGCGCGATCGTCCTCGCCGCCGTGGCCGTCATCGACATGGTCGCGTACGGCCGCACGAACGAGGCCGCGATCGCCTTCGAGCGTCACGCGGTGCTCGCGCTGATCACCGTCGCGATGCTGCTGTCCTACTTCAACCTGCGCGGCCGCGCGCTGTCGCCGGCGCTCTCCGAGGCGCGCCTGCAGGCGCTGCAGGCGCGGATACGCCCGCACTTCCTCTACAACAGCATCAACGCGGTGCTCTCGCTGATCCGCCAGGAGCCGCGGCGCGCCGAGACCGCGCTCGAAGACCTCGCCGACCTCTTCCGCGTGGTCATGGGCGACAACCGCGAGCTCGCGCCGATCTCGCGCGAGGTCGAGCTCTGCCGGCAGTATCTCGGCCTCGAGCAGCTGCGCCTCGGCGATCGGCTGCGCGTGGTGTGGCGCGTCGACAAGATGCCGTCCGATGCGCTGATGCCGCCGCTCGTGCTGCAGCCGCTGCTCGAGAACGCGGTCTATCACGGCATCGAGCCGCGCGTGGAGCCCGGCGAGATCAGCATCGATATTTACAGCGCGCGC
It encodes:
- the xsc gene encoding sulfoacetaldehyde acetyltransferase → MVESKSIAKAAIAGGKIKMTPSEAFVETLVAQGVKDTFGIVGSAYMDAHDLFPLAGIRFVSVAHEQNAAHMADGYSRVTGKHGVCIAQNGPGITNFVTAIAAAYWAHSPVVAITPESGSMSMGLGGFQETEQLPIFSKITKWQVQVNSPMRIAELTGRAFDIAMNERGPVQVNIPRDYFYGEGDFLIPQPQRVERSGGGPESLDQAARMLAKAKFPVIISGGGVVMADGVDECMALAEYLTAPVVNSYLHNDSFPAKHALACGPLGYQGSKAAMKLISRADVVLALGSRLGPFGTLPQHGLDYWPANAKIIQVDSDPRMLGLVKKISVGICGDAKAAAVELLNRIKANGRLTQNKTRLADIQKEKAAWKEELENWPSPNEKGRIGPRQALAALEKAMPKNAMVATDIGNVCSVANSYLKFDTSPSFLAAMSFGNCGYSYPAAIGAKVGRPDRPSIAYVGDGAWGMSMNEVMTCVRENIPAIAVVFNNGQWGAEKKNQVDYFEKRYLGTNLKNPDFAEVAEAMGAHGLTVEHVDEIGDALRGAVKSGKPTVINMMLTQELGEPFRRDAFKQPKRLLPKYRKFSAKEFR
- a CDS encoding histidine kinase; translation: MPNFRNLGILLRILLVVNMCGIGAAIVGAPTLAESWQQLLAISAVLQPLLIVVLLALVSLDPLLRRLPYYLGAIGVGAIVLAAVAVIDMVAYGRTNEAAIAFERHAVLALITVAMLLSYFNLRGRALSPALSEARLQALQARIRPHFLYNSINAVLSLIRQEPRRAETALEDLADLFRVVMGDNRELAPISREVELCRQYLGLEQLRLGDRLRVVWRVDKMPSDALMPPLVLQPLLENAVYHGIEPRVEPGEISIDIYSARNQVHAVLKNPYAHEGNHHGGNKMALNNIRERLQLHFDAEATLETRVGEDTYQVHITMPYLKSKPA
- the argH gene encoding argininosuccinate lyase, giving the protein MAERTKPGRNVKLWSGRFDEPVTDLVKHFTASVQFDRRLARYDIEGSMAHARMLHAVGILSAEDLSAIEAGLAQIWSSIESGAFEWSVDLEDVHFNIERRLTELVGDAGKRLHTARSRNDQVATDVRLFLRAATDDVIALIKGLQRAILGVAEKHTETVMPGFTHLQVAQPVSFAHHLLAYFEMLARDSQRFTDARKRLNKLPLGAAALAGTSFPIDRQMVAKALGFDGVAENSLDAVSDRDFAIEFCACSAILMTHLSRFCEELILWMSPRFGFIDLADRFCTGSSIMPQKKNPDVPELVRGKTGRVNGHLVALLTLMKGQPLAYNKDNQEDKEPLFDTVDTVTTSLAVFTEMLGGLVVKPEAMREAARQGYATATDLADYLVKKGVPFREAHEAVALAVRYAESRGKDLSELALPDLKQFSPLIAEDVFDALTLEGSMGARSHIGGTAPSRVKQAIAKAKKTL
- a CDS encoding DUF58 domain-containing protein, with amino-acid sequence MKLSGLIPSRRLLALAALALGVAIAELFLPALESAWIAAAVVATAVAAVDAWIALETQPLTAERATPASLALGVWRSVSLRVWNRAGAARRVDVFDHHPPECEVRGMPQSLTIAARGWAQIDYEVKPVRRGDVVFGPIEMRVASPLGLWSCTVREPAGATARVYPNFSALTGYALLATDQRLSHMGVLQRQRRGEGLEFHQLREYREGDTQRQVDWKATSRAGKLISREYQDERDQNIVFLIDCGRRLSARDDELTHFDHVLNAVLLLAYVSLRQGDAAGFLTMSGPTRYMAPRKSAATVNAMLNQLYDLQPTLKTSDYYAAAVDLMLRVRKRALVVVVSNLRDEDEDTLGPALRLLGKRHLVLFASLREAILSRAMKSRVDTFDRALTYAATAEYLRARELTAARLERYGAQFLDVEPTELPLALVNRYLDIKRAGLL